One genomic region from Saprospiraceae bacterium encodes:
- a CDS encoding Gfo/Idh/MocA family oxidoreductase, with translation MKRRNFIQSASLISTGALIAPSMWPNIVVPKAKDKLGVALVGLGYYSTDILAKSLQFTQKCILAGIVTGTPAKAEKWKSMYQLKDQNIYNYADFDQIANNPDIDVIYIVLPPSMHAEYVIRAANAGKQVWCEKPMAPSVADCQSMIDACKKNKVSLAIGYRMHHEPNTQEIIQWARSKPYSKVLDLSAAAGYRENRTDHWKQKKAMGGGVMGDMGVYPLNAVRYATGLEPISVSAKASTTRPEIYHEVEETMQFELEFPGGLMATCEASFGKGLNTLQVNCERGGYTVDPFQAYSGAVVKTSDGKVLDKKLPNQQAKQMDDDAMAIMMKKPVLAPGEEGLKDIKVVEAIYRSAGSGMRVKI, from the coding sequence ATGAAACGAAGAAATTTTATCCAATCAGCATCTTTGATTTCTACAGGTGCTCTGATAGCTCCATCCATGTGGCCTAATATCGTGGTACCAAAAGCAAAAGACAAACTGGGTGTAGCCTTGGTAGGTCTTGGTTATTACAGTACAGATATATTGGCCAAATCACTTCAGTTCACACAAAAATGTATCTTGGCAGGTATCGTCACCGGCACACCTGCCAAAGCAGAAAAATGGAAGTCTATGTACCAATTAAAAGATCAAAACATCTATAATTATGCAGACTTTGATCAAATAGCTAATAATCCTGATATCGATGTCATCTATATAGTCCTGCCACCATCCATGCATGCAGAATATGTGATCCGCGCCGCTAATGCGGGCAAACAAGTATGGTGTGAAAAGCCGATGGCGCCTTCAGTGGCCGATTGTCAATCTATGATCGATGCTTGCAAGAAAAATAAAGTGAGTCTTGCGATTGGTTATCGTATGCATCATGAACCTAATACCCAGGAAATCATACAATGGGCCAGGTCCAAACCTTATAGTAAGGTGCTCGATCTAAGTGCTGCTGCCGGATACAGAGAAAATCGCACGGATCATTGGAAGCAAAAAAAGGCTATGGGCGGTGGTGTCATGGGAGATATGGGTGTCTATCCGCTCAATGCAGTCAGGTATGCTACCGGTTTGGAACCTATATCAGTGTCTGCCAAAGCATCTACTACCCGACCTGAGATCTATCACGAAGTAGAGGAGACGATGCAGTTTGAGCTTGAATTTCCCGGTGGCTTGATGGCTACTTGTGAAGCCAGTTTTGGCAAGGGTCTCAATACACTCCAAGTCAATTGTGAAAGAGGAGGGTACACGGTAGATCCATTTCAAGCCTATAGTGGAGCAGTCGTAAAAACCAGTGATGGTAAAGTATTAGACAAAAAACTGCCTAATCAACAGGCCAAGCAAATGGATGATGATGCTATGGCTATTATGATGAAAAAACCAGTGCTGGCTCCTGGCGAAGAAGGATTGAAAGACATCAAAGTGGTGGAGGCTATTTATAGATCTGCCGGGAGTGGAATGAGGGTGAAGATTTAG
- the mutY gene encoding A/G-specific adenine glycosylase, whose protein sequence is MKHPRPMPWKGEKDPYKIWLSEIILQQTRVEQGWPYFENFIRRFPTIHHLARASTEQVLKLWEGLGYYTRARNLHHTAIYISKDLRGQFPDEYDKIKQLKGIGDYTAAAITSFAYDQPYAVLDGNVHRILSRYFGIASLMQSNDQKKYFQLISQQLIDHSASGRYNQAIMDFGATCCTPSNPRCAECPLRRSCYALKHQKVDQLPPAKINKLKRSRHFHYFIVVKDDQLAAINPRSKGDIWTGLFEFPMIETESALFPLDTEHLVLQQLIKKPITPILIAKQTLTHQVIHGYFYLCKIKTMAKKMNFIPVKTLTALPMPGIIAKNRIELLNIINKYT, encoded by the coding sequence TTGAAGCATCCTCGTCCCATGCCATGGAAAGGTGAAAAAGATCCATATAAAATCTGGTTATCTGAGATCATCTTACAACAAACCCGCGTCGAACAAGGCTGGCCGTATTTCGAAAACTTTATTCGTCGATTTCCAACCATTCATCACCTGGCCCGGGCATCCACAGAGCAGGTGCTAAAGTTATGGGAAGGGCTGGGATATTATACCAGGGCACGCAATCTTCATCATACTGCGATATATATCTCTAAAGATCTGCGAGGACAATTTCCTGATGAGTATGATAAAATCAAACAGCTCAAAGGTATCGGTGACTATACTGCTGCTGCAATAACTTCATTTGCTTATGATCAACCTTATGCTGTGCTGGATGGGAATGTCCATAGAATTCTATCCAGATATTTTGGCATAGCCAGTCTGATGCAATCCAATGATCAAAAAAAATACTTTCAACTAATCTCCCAACAATTAATAGACCACAGCGCTTCAGGCAGATACAATCAGGCTATCATGGATTTTGGAGCTACTTGCTGCACGCCATCTAACCCCAGGTGCGCAGAGTGTCCTCTTCGGAGATCCTGCTATGCCCTGAAACATCAAAAAGTGGATCAGCTGCCTCCAGCCAAAATCAACAAGCTCAAAAGGTCAAGGCATTTTCACTATTTCATCGTGGTGAAGGATGATCAACTTGCAGCAATCAATCCAAGATCCAAAGGAGATATCTGGACTGGCCTATTTGAGTTCCCAATGATCGAAACTGAAAGTGCGCTATTCCCACTTGATACCGAACATCTTGTGCTACAGCAGCTTATCAAAAAACCAATAACTCCAATATTGATTGCCAAACAGACTTTAACCCATCAAGTCATTCATGGATATTTCTATTTGTGTAAAATTAAAACAATGGCAAAAAAAATGAATTTTATTCCCGTAAAAACATTGACAGCCCTTCCTATGCCTGGCATCATAGCCAAAAATAGAATTGAATTGTTGAATATAATAAATAAGTATACCTAA
- a CDS encoding dihydroxy-acid dehydratase, producing MALRSRGWFGKTGKDGFIYRAWMQNQGIPKEELAGKPVIGICNTWSELTPCNAHFRELAESIKHGIIQAGGYPVEFPVMSLGETLIKPTAMLYRNLASMDVEESIRANPIDGVVLMCGCDKTTPSLVMGACSVDIPTLVVSGGPMLAGKFKGKDIGTSDVWRMDAALKLGNITQEEMEEAEGAMCRSKGHCAVMGTASTMACMVESLGIALPGNASIPAADSRRKVFAHKSGMRIVDMVREDQKISQVLTKKAFENAIKVNAAIGGSTNFVIHMIAIAGRIGVDLTLADFDRCSMGIPLLTNVQPSGDYFVEDLYYAGGLPAVMKEMESYLHSDLITVSGKSVHDNISSAKSYNANVIATLEKPFKTETGLAVLRGNLSEGGCVIKPSAASKHLMKHRGKAVVFNDIEDYNRRIDSSDLEVDADSVLVLKMVGPKGYPGMPEVGKMSLPKKILEQGIHDMVRISDGRMSGTGYGTVVLHASPEAAVGGNFAMVQNGDYIALDVENRSLVLEVSDEELARRKAAWVAPKPITDRGYVAMYIRPVNQAHEGADLDFLVGKSSSEVTRDSH from the coding sequence ATGGCATTGCGCAGCAGAGGTTGGTTTGGTAAAACCGGCAAAGATGGATTTATATACAGAGCCTGGATGCAAAATCAGGGGATACCCAAAGAAGAATTAGCAGGAAAACCGGTCATCGGTATCTGCAATACCTGGTCAGAGCTCACCCCATGCAATGCCCATTTCAGGGAGTTGGCAGAGTCTATAAAACATGGTATTATTCAGGCTGGAGGATATCCGGTAGAATTTCCGGTCATGTCTCTGGGTGAGACCTTAATCAAACCCACCGCTATGTTGTATCGCAACCTCGCGAGTATGGATGTTGAAGAATCGATCCGTGCCAATCCTATAGACGGTGTAGTCCTGATGTGTGGCTGTGATAAAACGACCCCGTCCTTGGTCATGGGTGCTTGCAGCGTAGACATCCCAACACTCGTAGTATCTGGTGGTCCGATGTTGGCTGGAAAATTCAAAGGCAAAGACATTGGCACCTCAGATGTCTGGCGCATGGATGCAGCATTAAAACTAGGTAATATAACCCAGGAAGAAATGGAAGAGGCCGAAGGCGCTATGTGCCGCAGCAAAGGCCACTGCGCGGTGATGGGCACCGCTTCTACGATGGCTTGTATGGTGGAATCACTCGGGATCGCACTACCTGGCAATGCTTCTATACCAGCTGCTGATTCAAGGAGAAAAGTGTTTGCACACAAAAGTGGCATGCGTATCGTAGATATGGTAAGGGAAGATCAAAAAATTTCTCAAGTATTGACCAAGAAGGCTTTTGAAAATGCCATCAAAGTAAATGCTGCTATCGGTGGCTCGACCAATTTTGTCATCCATATGATTGCTATTGCCGGCCGAATTGGGGTAGATCTCACCCTGGCTGATTTTGACCGATGTTCAATGGGTATTCCACTACTCACCAATGTTCAACCTTCTGGAGACTATTTCGTCGAGGATTTGTATTATGCAGGAGGGCTGCCGGCAGTCATGAAAGAAATGGAGTCTTATCTGCACAGTGACCTCATCACCGTAAGCGGCAAGTCTGTTCATGATAATATATCTTCTGCCAAAAGTTACAATGCTAATGTGATCGCTACGCTCGAAAAACCATTTAAGACAGAGACCGGACTAGCTGTGTTGAGAGGCAATCTGAGTGAAGGAGGTTGCGTCATCAAGCCCAGTGCTGCCAGCAAACATTTGATGAAACACAGAGGCAAGGCAGTGGTATTTAACGATATAGAAGATTACAATAGAAGGATAGATTCTTCAGACCTCGAGGTCGATGCTGATAGTGTACTTGTACTCAAAATGGTAGGACCCAAAGGTTATCCTGGTATGCCGGAGGTAGGCAAAATGTCACTGCCTAAAAAAATATTAGAGCAAGGCATTCATGACATGGTCAGGATATCCGATGGCCGTATGAGTGGCACAGGCTATGGCACTGTAGTATTGCACGCTTCTCCTGAGGCGGCCGTCGGTGGCAATTTTGCAATGGTCCAAAACGGAGATTATATCGCGCTGGATGTGGAAAACAGATCCCTCGTTCTTGAAGTATCTGACGAAGAACTTGCCAGAAGAAAAGCGGCCTGGGTAGCTCCTAAACCAATCACAGACAGGGGTTACGTGGCCATGTACATACGCCCTGTCAACCAGGCTCATGAAGGGGCCGACCTGGATTTCCTGGTAGGCAAGAGCAGCAGCGAGGTCACCAGAGACAGTCATTGA
- a CDS encoding DUF547 domain-containing protein, translating to MKLHLFFAIVLFACGQQQPSAQTKPVSHDIFDGLLKKYVDKNGNVNYIGLKKDQKILDSYLTLLSSNEPSASWSKDEQLAYWINAYNAFTISLVVKHYPVASIKEIRPGISFINSVWDIKFIKIGKETYDLNNLEHGIIRKKYDEPRVHFAINCASYSCPALRNEAYTADKLDAQLTDAAKSFLADKNKNEFTPDRITISKIFDWFTGDFKKNGSLIDFLNKYAPVKINAKAKIDYKDYLWSLNKQ from the coding sequence ATGAAGCTCCATTTATTCTTTGCAATCGTCTTGTTCGCTTGTGGTCAGCAACAACCATCAGCGCAGACTAAGCCAGTTTCTCACGATATTTTTGATGGCCTCCTTAAAAAATATGTCGATAAAAATGGCAATGTCAATTATATAGGACTCAAAAAAGACCAAAAAATACTGGATTCATATCTTACTCTGTTATCCTCCAATGAACCATCCGCTTCCTGGTCCAAAGATGAACAATTGGCCTATTGGATCAACGCCTACAATGCTTTCACTATCTCACTGGTAGTAAAACACTATCCGGTAGCCAGCATCAAAGAAATACGACCGGGCATCAGCTTTATCAATTCAGTATGGGATATTAAATTCATTAAAATTGGCAAAGAGACCTATGATCTTAATAATCTGGAACACGGCATTATCCGTAAAAAATATGACGAACCACGGGTTCATTTTGCCATCAACTGTGCCTCCTATTCCTGTCCGGCACTTCGAAACGAAGCTTATACAGCTGATAAATTAGATGCTCAATTGACAGATGCGGCAAAATCTTTTCTGGCTGATAAAAATAAAAATGAATTTACACCTGACAGAATCACCATTTCAAAGATTTTTGATTGGTTTACAGGAGACTTTAAGAAAAACGGTTCATTGATTGATTTCCTCAATAAATATGCACCGGTAAAAATCAATGCCAAGGCCAAAATCGACTATAAGGATTATCTCTGGAGCCTAAATAAGCAGTAA
- a CDS encoding bifunctional hydroxymethylpyrimidine kinase/phosphomethylpyrimidine kinase, protein MSLLVIGTVAFDSIESPYGKADRVVGGSGTYISWAASYFYKPIFLQSIVGEDFPVEEITALQNRGVKTQGLDIIKGKKSFYWSGKYHDNMNARDTLVTELNVLADFNPILPEAYKNSEFVMLGNLTPEVQISVLNQMNERPKLIVLDTMNFWMDIAMDQLLQVISMVDVLTLNEEEARQLSGEFSLVKAAEIIHRMGPKTLIIKKGEHGALLFSEGHIFFAPALPLSQVFDPTGAGDTFAGGFIGHLAKTRDLSFENMKRAIIFGSAMASFCVEEFSIDKMKTLSQGLINDRVRDFVELVRFDTDLSE, encoded by the coding sequence ATGAGCCTTTTAGTGATTGGCACTGTTGCTTTTGACAGTATAGAAAGCCCTTATGGCAAAGCCGACCGTGTGGTCGGTGGATCGGGCACTTATATTTCCTGGGCGGCGTCCTATTTTTATAAGCCCATATTTTTACAAAGTATCGTTGGTGAAGACTTTCCTGTTGAGGAGATAACAGCTCTCCAGAATCGGGGTGTAAAGACCCAAGGTCTCGATATCATAAAAGGTAAAAAATCATTTTATTGGTCCGGCAAATATCACGACAATATGAATGCACGTGATACCCTGGTCACAGAGTTGAATGTCCTGGCTGATTTTAATCCAATACTGCCTGAAGCATATAAAAACAGTGAATTTGTCATGCTGGGCAATCTCACGCCGGAAGTACAGATCAGCGTTCTCAACCAAATGAATGAAAGGCCAAAACTGATCGTACTCGATACGATGAATTTTTGGATGGACATCGCCATGGATCAATTATTGCAAGTGATATCCATGGTCGATGTATTGACCTTAAACGAAGAAGAAGCTCGTCAACTCAGCGGCGAGTTTTCGCTGGTCAAAGCCGCAGAGATCATCCATCGAATGGGCCCAAAAACCCTAATCATCAAAAAAGGAGAACATGGGGCTTTATTATTTTCAGAAGGTCATATCTTTTTTGCTCCGGCACTACCCTTGTCCCAGGTTTTTGATCCGACAGGAGCAGGAGATACTTTTGCCGGTGGGTTCATAGGGCATCTGGCGAAAACAAGGGATCTGAGTTTTGAAAACATGAAGCGAGCTATCATCTTTGGATCGGCTATGGCTTCTTTTTGCGTAGAAGAATTTTCTATTGACAAGATGAAAACGCTCAGCCAGGGATTGATCAATGATCGGGTAAGAGATTTTGTAGAGTTGGTCAGGTTCGACACAGATCTGAGTGAATAA
- the hpt gene encoding hypoxanthine phosphoribosyltransferase yields the protein MTDIEVHGRRFEKFIDKATLDLEVSRLADQLNARYHAVGDPPLLVGILNGSFIFMADLIRQLTFECKVQFIRIESYQGMERGGIVKMEADVSQKWKNQHIIVIEDIIDTGNTMQRFLPVLASHQPKSVFVCALLFKEAALEVAVQLDAYCFNIPKDFVLGYGLDYDGLGRNLPEIYRLAE from the coding sequence ATGACAGACATTGAAGTACATGGACGACGCTTTGAAAAATTTATTGACAAGGCAACTTTAGACCTGGAGGTAAGCCGCCTGGCTGATCAGTTAAATGCCCGGTATCACGCTGTTGGAGACCCTCCTTTGTTAGTTGGTATCCTGAATGGGTCATTTATTTTTATGGCCGACCTGATCCGGCAGCTGACTTTTGAATGCAAAGTTCAGTTTATACGAATAGAGTCTTACCAGGGTATGGAGAGAGGGGGAATCGTCAAGATGGAAGCTGATGTATCTCAGAAATGGAAAAATCAACATATCATCGTCATCGAAGATATCATCGACACCGGCAATACCATGCAGCGTTTTTTGCCAGTATTGGCATCCCACCAGCCCAAATCAGTATTTGTATGTGCACTCCTATTTAAAGAAGCCGCGCTGGAGGTAGCAGTACAGTTGGATGCTTATTGTTTTAATATACCCAAAGATTTTGTGCTGGGTTATGGACTGGATTATGATGGATTAGGACGCAATCTCCCCGAGATTTACAGGCTGGCAGAGTGA
- a CDS encoding M28 family peptidase, whose amino-acid sequence MNPNTYSNIFKLLLLIVIFKGGFLTAQSNIDQDAWMLKNIHNQVLANGKSYEWLRSLTTEAPGRLAGSPAAAAAVELTKQIMDSLGFDKVYLQPCTVPHWTRGEKEIVRIVNAASIGTQDLDALSLGNSTGTGPSGLTAEVIEVRSLDTLEKMGTSRLRGKIVFFNRPMEVTQLRTFAAYGGAVDQRGRGPALAAKYGAVGAIVRSMTTSQDDIPHTGATNFQQGETLIPALAISTNGADLLSRELSKGPIKVFIRNTCKMLSPALSYNVIGEITGSTYPDELIVIGGHLDSWDVAEGAHDDGAGCVQSIEVLHTLKSLKYKPLRSLRCVMFMNEENGLGGGLAYGDSSNARKEKHILALESDSGGFTPRGFGFSADKEVYENYFKKVNNWSNLLEPFDLKIYNGGGGADIGPLKSQKGLLANLQPDSQRYFDYHHTRIDQFGTVNKRELLLGAAAMTSLVYLVDKYGLD is encoded by the coding sequence ATGAATCCAAATACCTACTCTAATATTTTTAAATTATTACTGCTAATTGTTATTTTCAAAGGTGGTTTTTTGACAGCTCAGTCAAATATTGATCAGGATGCCTGGATGTTGAAAAATATTCATAACCAGGTACTTGCAAATGGAAAATCCTATGAATGGCTCCGGTCCCTCACAACAGAAGCGCCTGGTAGATTGGCTGGTTCGCCTGCTGCCGCCGCCGCGGTAGAGCTTACAAAGCAGATCATGGATAGCCTTGGATTCGATAAAGTATACCTTCAGCCTTGTACAGTGCCCCACTGGACGAGAGGAGAAAAAGAAATAGTGCGCATCGTCAATGCTGCTTCCATTGGTACGCAGGATTTGGATGCTCTTTCGTTGGGCAATTCTACGGGTACTGGTCCATCAGGTTTAACCGCTGAAGTCATAGAAGTGAGATCATTGGATACCCTGGAGAAAATGGGCACTTCCAGACTGAGAGGGAAAATTGTTTTTTTTAACAGGCCTATGGAGGTTACCCAACTTAGGACTTTTGCTGCATATGGAGGTGCTGTGGATCAGCGTGGACGAGGCCCTGCTTTGGCTGCTAAATACGGTGCAGTTGGAGCTATCGTGAGAAGTATGACGACGAGTCAGGACGATATACCTCACACTGGGGCCACCAATTTTCAGCAGGGGGAGACTTTGATACCTGCTTTGGCTATCAGTACCAATGGTGCTGACTTATTGAGCAGAGAGTTAAGCAAAGGGCCAATCAAAGTTTTTATCCGTAATACTTGCAAAATGTTATCTCCTGCATTGTCCTATAATGTAATCGGAGAGATCACCGGGTCTACCTATCCTGATGAGCTCATTGTCATTGGAGGACATCTTGATTCCTGGGATGTCGCAGAGGGTGCACATGATGATGGCGCAGGATGCGTACAAAGTATTGAAGTATTGCACACCTTAAAGTCGTTAAAATACAAGCCGCTAAGATCGCTAAGATGTGTCATGTTTATGAATGAAGAAAATGGATTGGGTGGAGGTTTAGCTTATGGAGATTCTTCCAATGCCAGGAAAGAAAAGCATATCCTGGCACTGGAGTCCGACTCAGGTGGATTTACACCTCGGGGTTTTGGTTTCTCAGCTGATAAAGAGGTATATGAAAACTATTTTAAAAAGGTCAATAACTGGTCTAATCTTTTAGAGCCATTTGACCTAAAAATCTATAACGGAGGAGGTGGGGCAGACATAGGCCCATTAAAGAGTCAAAAAGGATTGCTCGCCAACCTACAGCCGGACAGCCAACGGTATTTTGATTATCATCACACTCGCATAGACCAGTTTGGAACTGTCAATAAAAGGGAATTATTGCTGGGTGCGGCAGCTATGACTTCGCTTGTATATCTTGTAGATAAATATGGATTAGACTAA
- a CDS encoding RNA polymerase sigma factor produces MRLILQFLEVLFSKFRSKGDPTLADEVLVAQYIDTQDDQLFSILYNRYSAKIYGKCITMLKNMESAQDCTQEIFIKVLTNISRFNQQSRFSTWLFSITYNHCIDLIRKNRKNFFVDVKMEHADKQDEVSDIFLMETKVSRLKKVLGDMDDDDKTILLMKYQDDLSIKEMGDILGKGESAIKMKIQRAKHKFKSIHDELFKNEED; encoded by the coding sequence ATGCGGTTGATCCTACAGTTTTTAGAAGTTTTATTTAGTAAGTTCAGAAGTAAGGGAGACCCTACATTGGCTGATGAGGTGTTAGTAGCGCAGTATATCGATACGCAGGATGATCAATTATTTTCAATCCTGTACAATAGGTATTCTGCGAAAATATATGGTAAGTGTATCACCATGTTAAAGAATATGGAATCTGCACAAGACTGTACTCAGGAAATATTTATCAAAGTGCTAACCAATATTTCACGATTTAATCAACAATCAAGGTTCTCGACCTGGTTGTTTTCTATTACCTATAACCACTGCATCGATTTGATTCGCAAAAACAGAAAAAACTTTTTTGTCGATGTCAAGATGGAGCATGCTGATAAACAGGATGAAGTCAGTGATATTTTTTTGATGGAGACTAAAGTAAGTCGTCTAAAAAAGGTATTGGGGGATATGGATGATGATGATAAAACCATATTGTTAATGAAGTACCAGGATGATCTCTCTATTAAAGAAATGGGGGATATTCTGGGGAAAGGGGAAAGTGCTATCAAAATGAAAATCCAAAGAGCGAAACACAAGTTTAAATCTATACACGACGAATTATTTAAAAATGAGGAAGATTAG
- a CDS encoding mechanosensitive ion channel → MENSFDLIRQLLTSMVATLPKLLGCLVILILGYIISKIVASVIKTVISKAGVDKLGKKIEEVDFIRKNNIEIKISGILSRIIFYFMMLIFIVAATDVLGMPALSDLFKNMLNYIPNVVVAGVLLLVGILVADGIRKAIETTGKSLGIPSTGMLATAFFYFIMINFLMAALGQLQIDTGFIEKNILIVIGGISLAFAIGYGLASKTIVSNILSAFYSKDKIKVGDEVTIDNIRGEILNIDRSSVTLLLPNHQKSIIPLSKVTAESITIHKEAPDEIESAEIKQLES, encoded by the coding sequence ATGGAAAACTCATTTGACTTGATCAGGCAGTTGCTTACCAGCATGGTCGCCACCTTACCTAAACTATTGGGGTGTCTGGTCATCCTGATCCTGGGCTATATCATATCAAAAATAGTGGCTTCAGTCATTAAAACGGTCATTTCAAAAGCTGGCGTAGATAAATTAGGGAAGAAAATAGAAGAAGTAGACTTCATTCGTAAAAACAACATTGAGATCAAAATCTCAGGAATACTCAGCAGGATCATATTCTATTTTATGATGCTGATATTTATAGTAGCAGCTACTGATGTACTGGGTATGCCTGCGCTCTCCGACCTTTTCAAAAATATGCTCAACTACATACCAAATGTAGTGGTAGCAGGCGTGCTCTTGCTGGTCGGCATCCTGGTCGCAGATGGTATCAGAAAAGCTATAGAGACCACAGGTAAGTCTTTGGGAATACCCTCTACCGGGATGTTGGCGACTGCTTTCTTTTATTTCATCATGATCAATTTCCTGATGGCTGCCCTTGGGCAATTACAAATAGATACCGGCTTTATAGAAAAAAATATTTTAATAGTCATTGGAGGCATTTCGCTTGCCTTCGCTATAGGATATGGATTAGCATCTAAAACTATCGTGTCCAATATCTTATCAGCTTTTTATTCAAAAGACAAGATCAAAGTTGGCGATGAAGTCACTATAGATAATATCAGAGGAGAAATCTTAAACATCGATCGGTCTTCTGTCACTTTGCTTCTACCAAACCACCAAAAATCCATTATACCATTGTCTAAAGTAACCGCAGAGAGCATCACTATCCATAAGGAAGCTCCCGATGAAATTGAATCTGCAGAAATAAAACAGCTCGAATCTTAA
- a CDS encoding DUF3078 domain-containing protein, with protein sequence MMKRILFLFLVLIAYSLSGQNDDGARAAAVLKAAEKEIKEDGWISGGGFGMDMGQLLQINPKVGGGENRLGFGGAISIFAKYKKGLLSFDNIGSFNMGLVKLGTGILASTASFAKVKQPFLKSIDELRLGSRLGYKTGVTSKWSYAVDFGFISQLMPTYRGTDNKNYVKQFRTSEIQTNLVSKLFAPAYITLAPGIDYKPNDKISWFFAPFGYKSVIVADRDLARLNIHGNKWTSNEDFKLTDSQLGGMIKGNYTNKYLDGRINHSSGLTLFSNYLNEPNHIDVDWLNEFGFNIYKGFQISLLTDVFYDHDVKVQITDYSEIGGVRGTGRRVSFTEQLLVKYNMIF encoded by the coding sequence ATGATGAAAAGAATACTTTTTTTATTTCTTGTATTGATTGCCTACTCTCTATCTGGTCAAAACGATGACGGAGCCCGTGCAGCTGCAGTACTCAAAGCCGCAGAAAAAGAGATTAAAGAAGACGGCTGGATCAGTGGTGGCGGATTTGGAATGGACATGGGACAATTATTGCAGATCAATCCTAAAGTAGGTGGTGGCGAAAATCGTCTGGGATTTGGAGGAGCTATAAGCATTTTTGCTAAATATAAAAAAGGCCTTTTATCCTTTGACAATATTGGGTCATTCAATATGGGCCTGGTAAAATTGGGTACTGGTATATTGGCAAGTACCGCCAGTTTTGCTAAAGTGAAACAGCCTTTTCTAAAGTCAATAGATGAATTGAGGCTTGGATCGAGGTTGGGTTACAAAACCGGGGTAACTTCTAAATGGTCGTATGCTGTAGACTTTGGCTTTATCAGTCAATTGATGCCTACATATAGAGGTACCGACAACAAAAATTATGTGAAACAATTTCGTACATCGGAGATTCAAACCAACCTAGTATCGAAACTATTTGCTCCTGCCTATATCACTTTAGCCCCGGGGATAGATTATAAACCCAATGACAAAATTTCCTGGTTCTTTGCCCCGTTTGGTTACAAATCGGTAATTGTAGCAGACCGTGACCTTGCTCGACTAAATATACATGGCAATAAATGGACCAGCAACGAAGATTTTAAACTAACAGATAGTCAACTTGGAGGCATGATAAAAGGCAACTACACCAATAAATATTTGGATGGCCGCATCAATCATTCGAGCGGATTAACCCTATTCTCAAATTATCTTAATGAACCCAACCATATTGATGTAGACTGGCTCAATGAATTTGGATTCAATATTTATAAAGGTTTTCAGATCTCTCTGCTCACAGATGTATTTTATGATCATGATGTCAAAGTGCAAATAACGGACTACAGCGAAATAGGTGGTGTACGTGGCACCGGAAGAAGGGTTAGCTTTACAGAACAATTATTGGTCAAGTATAATATGATATTTTAA